Proteins encoded together in one Anopheles darlingi chromosome 3, idAnoDarlMG_H_01, whole genome shotgun sequence window:
- the LOC125954252 gene encoding CD109 antigen-like gives MCSVKKFILCIVLMCISLGETIMIVGPNSIRPNRDYTLVVSNVFGENRSDCLVSVRLEGTGSDGSSLINLTKMETVKPDINQRITFRVPSNITDGNYSLTVEGRHPSSSATVNIHQEAKLSYYNSSVSGLIQLNKPIFIQDDVLKFRVIVVDTDLKPPLSRETKVSVHVYGPNGEVFRQWPNVTLKSGVFANETAIPTIPVSGTYNISVTANGFSFSKLFDVRDYALYSIDLYITPTVPPLAEHHALNLTVQARKYMGKPVSGSVRIDLYLSFDDKKPDTFGQWDVYGDRDVYLPFKEKIVRNVSTYDVLLKVTFTEHYTNRTTLKDQRITVYNYKYKVTHDSRLTYRPGSPFNVSLKVTHLNGEPASNAILLVEIGGAGGFSERNFTTNTTGYITFQIKTIETTKLTFLRVSEGNHLKLNDTIYQLESASDMYIEVKLLTRVKFNRMLRTMISCSHGMTNLLYYVISKGNIVDTGFHRLNHMNRYSFQVMVSARLIPRSRIVVATTVNNKTMLGAVDIFINELGNPLEVNIEENISEDGVDPGDEIELAIRGRSGAFVALTAYDYRLQQYNKDHDIFLDDIWNMFNAFHETDANAAGIILNAGLFARISDESIVISERHEYEARGMHPDTPRVGMPGPYRTEFWESWLWENVTIPESGSIELVQTVPHSTTSWYITGFSIDPEYGLGIVKNPIQFSTVKIFFILDHLPKSITRYETVSLHFTIFSTLNEEFEATVVMFNTKNQTRFVDQHDQDTGDVTASENVLVPANSDASVSFSVKAMKLGELEIRLNASILQGLISDSFKKIIKVLPEDLTGHEGSNRTHIQHRTYSNTSYGIPLDIDKKAENGSVQVNLTVIHDPKAPPNIANNFNVSLHYGDVDERLYINSSLKENVTLEITFDRAKHFDVIVNGVGYGYIQVDWKHRVNLMDYGRSYNLTMTKLATGTKLLKQLEICCSFMAENGDGYSKETLVEMSIPIGYAMDNHSVENTTKNFISRFDILHDGTTLMVYYENIGKEKSCFTVFAYRRYRMPVKRPSYVKVHEIGRPELNAIQIFSFFSDEPKVAA, from the exons ATGTGCTCAGTgaagaaatttattttatgcaTTGTGCTCATGTGCATTAGTCTAGGAGAAAC CATAATGATCGTGGGGCCAAACTCGATTCGACCGAATCGTGATTACACGCTTGTGGTCAGTAATGTGTTTGGTGAGAATAGAAGCGATTGTTTGGTAAGCGTACGTCTGGAAGGAACAGGTTCTGATGGTAGTTCGCTGATAAATCTGACAAAAATGGAGACCGTGAAGCCAGATATCAACCAGCGGATAACGTTCAGG GTACCAAGCAATATAACCGACGGTAATTACTCTCTAACAGTCGAAGGAAGACACCCTTCTTCCAGTGCTACCGTTAACATTCATCAGGAAGCTAAGCTTTCCTATTATAACTCTTCTGTATCAGGATTGATACAACTGAACAAGCCTATCTTCATACAAGACGATGTTCTAAAGTTTCGTGTGATCGTGGTCGACACCGATCTTAAGCCTCCTCTGTCACGTGAAACAAAGGTGTCTGTCCACGTGTATGGACCGAATGGTGAGGTGTTCCGACAATGGCCCAATGTCACTCTGAAAAGCGGAGTATTCGCAAACGAAACAGCAATCCCTACGATACCGGTATCGGGAACGTACAATATCAGTGTCACAGCGAacgggttttccttttcgaaaCTGTTCGACGTGAGGGACTATGCGCTGTACTCGATCGATTTGTATATCACTCCGACAGTTCCGCCACTTGCAGAGCATCATGCGCTCAATCTTACTGTACAGGCTAGAAAATACATGGGAAAACCAGTCAGCGGTTCAGTGAGGATcgatctctatctctctttcgacGATAAAAAGCCCGATACTTTCGGGCAATGGGATGTCTATGGAGATCGGGATGTCTATCTTccttttaaagaaaaaatTGTTAGAAACGTTTCCACTTACGACGTGCTGCTGAAAGTCACCTTTACCGAGCACTACACAA ATCGCACAACTCTCAAAGACCAAAGGATAACGGTGTACAATTACAAATACAAAGTGACGCACGATTCAAGACTCACGTACCGTCCGGGATCACCATTTAATGTGTCGCTGAAGGTGACCCATCTTAACGGTGAACCAGCAAGTAACGCTATCCTGCTTGTTGAAATCGGTGGTGCGGGAGGATTTTCCGAACGAAACTTCACAACTAATACGACCGGCTACATTACATTCCAAATAAAAACCATCGAAACAACGAAACTTACCTTCTTACGA GTATCGGAAGGCAATCATCTGAAGCTAAATGATACGATCTATCAGCTAGAAAGTGCTTCCGATATGTACATCGAAGTAAAGCTTCTAACACG CGTCAAATTTAACAGAATGTTAAGGACAATGATCTCCTGTTCGCATGGCATGACTAATCTTCTGTACTACGTAATTTCCAAAGGAAACATCGTTGACACTGGTTTCCACAGACTGAACCATATGAATAGATACTCTTTTCAAGTGATGGTATCCGCACGGCTTATCCCTCGGTCAAGAATCGTTGTTGCCACCACTGTGAACAACAAGACGATGCTGGGTGCGGTTGATATATTCATCAACGAACTTGGAAATCCG CTCGAGGTCAACATCGAAGAGAACATTAGTGAAGATGGTGTTGATCCTggggatgaaattgaattagcTATTCGAGGTCGTTCTGGAGCGTTCGTGGCGTTGACAGCATATGACTATCGTTTGCAGCAGTATAATAAGGATCACGATATCTTTCTTGATGATATTTGGAATATGTTTAATGCGTTCCATGAAACGGATGCTAACGCTGCTGGTATCATATTG AATGCAGGGCTGTTTGCACGCATTTCTGATGAATCAATCGTAATATCTG AGCGCCATGAGTATGAAGCGCGTGGAATGCATCCCGATACGCCGCGCGTTGGCATGCCCGGACCCTATAGGACCGAATTTTGGGAGTCGTGGCTGTGGGAGAACGTGACCATTCCTGAATCAGGCAGCATTGAACTTGTACAGACGGTGCCTCATTCGACCACCTCCTGGTATATAACCGGGTTTTCCATTGACCCTGAATATGGTCTGGGAATTGTTAAAAATCCGATCCAGTTTTCGACCGTgaaaattttcttcattttggatCATTTGCCAAAATCCATCACACGCTACGAGACGGTTTCGTTgcattttaccattttcagcACACTCAACGAAGAGTTTGAGGCCACCGTGGTGATGTTTAACACAAAGAATCAAACGCGGTTTGTCGATCAGCACGATCAGGACACGGGAG ACGTGACTGCATCGGAAAATGTGCTCGTTCCGGCGAATTCCGATGCATCAGTCTCCTTCTCGGTGAAAGCAATGAAGTTAGGTGAGTTGGAGATCCGGTTGAATGCCTCGATCCTGCAGGGTCTCATTTCGGATAGCTTCAAAAAGATCATAAAAGTACTTCCGGAAGATTTGACGGGGCATGAAGGATCAAATCGCACGCACATCCAACACAGAACTTATTCAAACACATCATATGGCATACCACTGGACATTGACAAGAAAGCAGAGAACGGCTCAGTACAAGTTAACTTAACCGTCATTC ATGACCCGAAAGCTCCCCCAAATAttgcaaacaatttcaatGTGTCACTCCATTACGGTGATGTGGATGAAAGATTGTATATAAATTCTAGTTTGAAGGAGAACGTCACACTAGAAATCACATTCGACCGTGCCAAGCATTTCGATGTGATCGTCAATGGTGTCGGTTATGGATACATTCAGGTCGATTGGAAGCACCGTGTAAATTTGATGGATTATGGTCGCAGTTATAACCTAACCATGACCAAGCTGGCGACCGGTACCAAGTTGCTGAAGCAGCTTGAAATTTGCTGCAGCTTCATGGCGGAGAATGGGGATGGATATTCGAAAGAAACGCTGGTGGAAATGAGCATACCAATAGGCTATGCGATGGATAACCACAGTGTTGAGAATACGACCAAAAATTTCATCAGT CGATTCGACATACTGCACGATGGAACCACTCTAATGGTATACTACGAAAATATCGGTAAGGAGAAGAGTTGTTTTACCGTTTTTGCGTACAGACGGTACAGAATGCCCGTAAAACGACCATCGTACGTGAAAGTGCATGAAATCGGCCGCCCAG AGTTGAATGCGATCCAGATTTTTAGCTTCTTTTCAGATGAACCAAAGGTTGCTGCTTAG